The Labeo rohita strain BAU-BD-2019 unplaced genomic scaffold, IGBB_LRoh.1.0 scaffold_87, whole genome shotgun sequence sequence CTGCGCTGCGTCCTGCGCTTCTGCTGCGGAGTTTTCTCCGCCCTCAGAGGCGGGGCTCCGCAGACCCCGCCCACCACCGGAGTGTGGAACGTCTGGCTGACAGGCGGAGTCGGCGTGATGGACAGGCGGTCCGAACGGCTGCAGGTTCGTCTGCGCTTCCTGTGTTTGGACGGCTGCGCCTGAGGGGCGGAGCTAGACGAGGAGGGGTGTGACCGTCGCCGCGGCGGGAGGATGGGCGGCACCACTTCGTCACGGCAGTTGATTGACGTGTTGAGTTCGTAAGGGCGCGGCGACTCCTCCACGAGCTTTTCAGGCGCCGAACTAACGACAGGAAACAGCGGGCCCGACGCCGCCCCTTCGTTGACCTTTACCTTCTCGCCGTCCGAAGGCTCGCCGGTCGGATGGTGCCGGTTGCGATGTCTTCGCCTGTTCTTCAAGGGCGACACCAAAACGCCCGTAGCGGCGTCTCCGCCGCACCCGCTCAAATTCAGAGGGTCTGTGATGTCTTTAGGAATCAGGATCTCCACCGGGTCTCTGTTTCTCCTGGGAAGCGGCGACGACTTGGGCGTCTCGGCGTTGAGCGCCTTGCTGACCTCCTCGTCCAACAGGCTGTTGAGGTTCAACGGATCGAAGATGTTCCCGCCCAGCAGGAAGTTGGAGGGCAGCACGGGGTCGCATTCGGAGTTGGCGCGGCGTCGGCGTTTGCTGAGACTCGGGTGTTTGAACCCGACGCTCATGCTGTAGCGCCGCTTGTTCAGTTTCTGCGACTGCAGCTGCAGCTGGGTCGTCTCGCCTCGCGACTGCAGGCCGTTTTTGATCTGCTCGCCGAGCCCTTCCTGGGGCGTCACGTGATTGGCGGTGAGTTCGGTTAGCACCATGTTAGCGGTCACCTCATCCTGGATGGCGATGGGCGGAGGGTGGGCGTGCAAACTCCCCCCGCCGGCGGCCGGAAGCTCACTCTGAACGGACATCACGGCCCACATCCATCAGCCTGTAATGCGACCGTGTGGATCCTGCAGACAACACAACAGTTAGCAAACGCACACTGAAGAATCAAGTTCTACTTGTTGTGATTTTGTCACTCTTCATACTTACTTGACTACAGTCAGTGTAGTTTTAGCTGCATTAATGTGCTTGTGACCCACGTGTTACATCTGTCACTCATCTAACACCGCCACGCCTTGCTCATTTAATAACTCCGCCCCTAGGAGGATCCTCCACTGCCTATGAATAATGCGAGAGAAACGCGAGACCCAAAAGCTCCCTCCCCTATccgacacaaacacacacgaacgttacctcacacacacacacacacacacacacacacacactactaaGCGCGATCGTTTCTCCGCCTTTCTCGCGCTGTGAGTAAATACGAACGcgaaaatcacacaaaaatacCTCACACGGCGCACTATATAAAGCGACACATCCGCGCTCACTGCGCCGCGTACAAACACAGCTGCACGTGCACTAGAGCTACTGTAAATATGAGAGGTGCTCTCTAAAATAGTGATGGTTAAAAACAGACTTTGATCTCTCGAATGTTCAAGAGTGCGTGAGCTCGCGCTGCTCCATCTCGCGCTGTGGCACAGCAGACCCGCGGGCTTATATATCCCAGCGCGGAGCGACACTGACGGACAGCCGCGGCCGCCAATCAGAACGTAGGATATACGCTAAGGCCCCCTGAATGACCAATGGCGGAGTTCGGAACGAAGGCATGTGCTCTCGGTCACCTCCCCCCCCTCGCTAAATAGGTATCCAGCTGACTGCCTGCGCTGACCCGACACAAACTACTCAATATCATCCATATCAACAAATATCACTTGCTGAAGACAAAAATGACCTTGTAcattaaattagaaattatgTCTGGGGGAAATCCCTTCGTTTTGCTTCAGCGAACAGTCAGGAACTTGACATAGGCAGCCGTCACATGTGTAAACAAGCCCTGACTGAGTTCCTCAGCACTAAACTGACGCTCATAACAGCGACTAGCGACTGAAAAAAGATGACACGCGTTGTGTGACAGTGACattatgcaatttatgaaattaTCGCCGACAGCGAGTTTTAAAGAGACCCTCCCTCGTTTCTGCAGGAGAAGGGGTTttctgggaaatgtagttttgcAGTCCAACCTgttgcaaaacttttttttccacagaaagCTCCAGAAGAAATGTGATCTTGATCCAAGTCTCAGTTAGTAGcacaacaatatatttttttcttatcacATCGTTTTAGTTGTACTGTATTTGCAGAGGAAGAAAAGGGAGGGAAGGGAggctagtttttttttctgtactagCTATGTTGTGTATATCTTATCTTCTAGAAAACATAGAGGCATCtccaattaaataaaataaataaataaaaagtttatttttaaatgtgtaaatgtgaaATGAGGCGTCACGAGCGCGCGCGAGTGGATGATTGACAGCTGAAGTGAGGGCGCGCGCTCTTAACGGTTTTCTGAGGTGCCTCAGTCAGATTGATGTCAGATGATTCATTTTTGATCATGAATGCTGGTCGTTTGTCTCGTTTAACGACAGGACGAATGATTAGAAAGGACGCAAAAAGCAGTAAGTCACATCAGTTCTTTGGGTTTCTgttcacattttttcttattcaaAAGTATAATGTTCCGTCTCGTTTCTTCACGTTATTGTATTTCAGTAGCGATGTGTCGATATTCTGATGTACTAAATCAAAATCACGACATAAAAAGTCGAAGTTATgacacaaaaagtaaaaattatgacatcaaaattcataattatgaccttaaaatctaaattatgacatactaaatCGAAATTATGATGAGATAAAACCTTGAAAttataatttgattcagatcatgAGCGGGTTCATGAATCGTTTGAATTAGATCGGATCTTTAGagcggattcgcgaatcatttgattcggatcGGAACTTtagtgcgggttcgcgaatcgtttgatttgGATCGCAACTTCGGAGcttggatcgcgaatcatttgatttagaccggattcgcgaatcatttgatttggatcgAAACCTCGGAGCTTGGAtcgggaatcatttgatttataccggattcgcgaatcatttgattcggatcGGAACTTtagtgcgggttcgcgaatcatttgaattagatCAGATCTttagagcgggttcgcgaatcatttgaattagatCAGATCTttagagcgggttcgcgaatcgtttgatttgGATCGCAACTTCGGAGcttggatcgcgaatcatttgatttagaccggattcgcgaatcatttgattcggatcGGAACTTtagtgcgggttcgcgaatcgtttgatttgGATCGCAACTTCGGAGcttggatcgcgaatcatttgatttagaccggattcgcgaatcatttgattcggatcGGAACTTTAGTGCTTGGGATTTAGAccggattcgcgaatcatttgattaggATCGGAACTTtagtgcgggttcgcgaatcgtttgatttgGATCGCAACTTCGGAGcttggatcgcgaatcatttgatttagaccggattcgtgaatcatttgattcggatcGGAACTTtagtgcgggttcgcgaatcatttgaattagatCAGATCTttagagcgggttcgcgaatcgtttgatttgGATCGCAACTTCGGAGcttggatcgcgaatcatttgatttagaccggattcgcgaatcatttgattcggatcGGAACTTtagtgcgggttcgcgaatcgtttgatttgGATCGCAACTTCGGAGcttggatcgcgaatcatttgatttagaccggattcgtgaatcatttgatttggatcgGAAACTTGTAACGAGTTCGTGagtcttttgattcagatcagatcATGACGTTGGAGTGCATatcgcaaatcttttttttctgatttcttttttttttattattattaaacagtccaaaacatcaAATCATCagggcagtacagttataaaaaaaaatgaaaaacagtaaacagaaaaagaaagaaagtatacacagatacaaatcccttaagaaaattcattttattatagtatagtAACAGTGTTAACCACAgttaaccacagttttactgcaAGTGCTATGGTTAAACTATGGCTAGTGCATCAAAGCCAAgattaatttgtggttaccgtGGCTTCACCATAGTAACCTTTTTGTAGTAGTagcagtaaaaccatggttatatTTCTTAAGGGATGTGTTTCCATCTTAACAAAATAAGATAAGTAAATTTACACCTTACAAAGACACAAAGGATCCATATAGAGATTTTTCACGGCTTTATGATTAACTTTAGATAGTTTCCATGTACTTGTTTAGATCAACTTTGAATAAAGTAAAGAGAGGTGTAGAGccagatttttgtttatttgaaatttgaCTGCTAGTTAATGACTGTTAGTGTACTGTGTGCTGTTGTCAAACTATGCATTAAACAGCCAAGAACACTTCAAACAGTTTTGTCACATGACCTGTGTGTCAAACCCTACAGACCGCTGAATAGGACACTCCCTCTAGTGGACAGAACCATCACAGCTAGGGCGAAGGCTTGATTTTGACATTGacaacccccccccccccccgccATTCCCAATCCAACTACCCCAGAATTTTCGCAATTGTGATAGACGTTTGACCACAGGTTCAAtgttatttaaagtatttatagCTGTGGTAGCTAACATACTCATAATTCACGAAGAGAGCTATTTTATGTTAGTATATTCATCAGACAATAACACAGTTTTgataatgttaaacaaatatgtggttcgattttgatgtgagagaccacaggagatggacttttatTATGGATTGTTGACTTGTGTCTCTCCTCAATAGAGACACTGACAGCAACTTCagtgacaaacacacacactccctcTAGTGACGACCGCCTTAAATACACAAATCCTGCTTGACTAATAGGAACTTATAGTTTGCACAAATTTTGGTCTTGTTCCATTcattaaattcaataaataaaatgattattaagaacaacatgtaaaaaataaaaaacaaaaacaaaagccaatacaattaataagatggataaaactaaaacatttttacattgatctttctattaaagtgatagttcaacCAAACATTCAAATTCTATCATTTACTCTCCcacatgccgttccaaacctgtctgagtttctttcttctgctaaagacaaaagaagatgttgaaaaaaaaaatactaggaAAGTTAGTGGcttttttctaaatatcttcttttgagctcaacagaagaaagaagctCAAACAAGCAGGTTTGGGGTCGCAACCTGAAGGCaagtaaatgaaaacagaatgatttttgggtgaactacccctttaagagCTAAAACAGTGCTTTTTTAGGCCACGTCCCCTCTGCTAAACCTGCCAACCCCAAAACACATTATAAACTGGGCAATGCATAGGAACAATAGCTGAGGAAAACAAACAGAGGAAAATGCtgattataaataaactatatttatCTGAGACGGTCCTCCTTCCTCTATCATCTGCTGTCACTGTGACTCTGCCCTGTCAAATCACAAGAAAACGTTACTGTTTCCTGTAGAAGTGAAAGTTGTTTCATAACTGATGAACTCTGCAGTTTTAACACTGTTATTAACCTGTTTATTACTGCGAGGCTGCTTCAGttcaatctatattgtataaagtgctatagaCATGACTTGTGTCTGACCTCATGACCTCTGACCCTCTGACAGAGAGACGAACGGGTGACCAGCAGACACATTTGATCCTGTGGAGACCACTGAAGGTGAAGAaaatgaggaggaggaggagaatcAGCACTGTTTATAAAGGCAAAGATGAAGAGTTcagcctcacacacacacacacacacaccggtCATTGTATTTGATATGAGATCATCAATGACTGTTCTGGTGTGTGATGGAGTgattaagatgtgtgtgtgtgtgtgtgttgtgtgcatgtgtgtggttGAGCCGTAAGTCAGAGCTGCTTCCTGTTGTTGCACtaggacagagagagaaagagtacaggacacacacaataataataataaatacacacacacacacacgcatacacccATACTCACAGATATGAGGTTAGAAAACAGGAAATATGAACAATAGACCGGCAAAGCCAaacctgtgtgtgtttgagtgtgaaatgcgtgtgtgtgtcagCATGTATCTAAGTTGTGAGTGATCTGTGCTTATGTGAAGTTTTCACTGGATTTAAGTTGTAAATTGTGCGTTCACACATTCAGAGCGTTTGCTGTTAGATTGTattgaggtgtgtgtgtgtgtgtgtgtgtgtgtgtgtgtgtgtgtgtgtgtgtgtgtgtgtgagagaggaaGTGATCGTTGTTCCTGCACAGAGGGAATGAGGAGGGAAACACAGATCCTGAGAAAATCCAGAGGAGTTTGAGTGTGAATCTCACATGATCCTGACGGAGACACGCGTGATGATGTTGATGAGctgcacagacagacagacagacgaccggtgagtaacacacacacacacacacacacacacacacacacacatgctgctGATTGTACAgctgacagacacacacagtgtCTTTAATGAGACGCTCAGTTAATTACACAGCGGCCCGTTAGTGAAGGAGACAATGAGAGAAAGAGATTAGAGGAAAAGAGGTCAACAGATTTTAATCTTCATATAGATGGAGAGAAAAACAGTCGTCTGTTAGATCACATCTGCTGAACGACAGACAAACACTCACACTCGTTTGATCGGCTGTGTTCAATTCAGTTATTAGCAGGACGACTGCCACAGCACTGTAGGCTTTGTTTTTGTCGTGTGATgatattttatgtattgtaataagtttatgtattatattcatgtgtgtattttttcatatttatctCATAAGAATGTCCAGTCAAAGAACAATTTGAAGTGTGTgtagttttaatattattattattttttttcattctaattttaacatttatttaaataataaaacataacaaatagataaatataaaattatattatgtcCAATTAAAGAACAATTTGTAGGTATGTTCAGTTTTACAAACATTCCTATAagatgaatttaaatattttataataagtataaattattttatatgaattaattttaaacacacacacaaacacacacacaatatatgtgtctgtgtttgtggcCCGGCAGTTCTTATTtccattgttttatattaattcattttaaatatatacacatatacaactaaaaatattacaataaataaataaataaataaaaataattgatagATATGTTAAAATGAGGCCCGGCAGTTCATATTCTAAatgtatacacatatataaataaaaattattacaaaaataaataaataattttatgcatattttaaaaggtGATCATGTAGTTCATattaccattattttatatacattcattttaaatatatacacatatataaataaaaaatactaaaaaaataaataaataaatcattgatacatattttcaaatgtgGTCCGGCAGTTCATATTtccattatttaatattaattcattttaaatatatacacatatataaataaaatatatatatttaaaataaaataaaataaaataaaataaaataaatgatacatattttcaaatgtgGCCCGGCAGTTCATATTTCTGAATAAAGTCTCGTGATGAACCGTTGACAGTTCGAGCGCGTTCCCGATAAAAGCGCACTCGCGCCCGCTGGATTCATTGTTCTCCGGTAACGGGACAAAATgctttgagagagagagagagagagagagagagagaggcagataCTGACCGGTGGGCAACACTGAAGcggctgatgatgatgatgatgatgatgatggctTTATTCCGCTGACATCACACATCAGCTCATGAGCGTTTGTCGGGTCACCGGGCGCACGCGGGTCACCGGTATGCGGGTGTGACAGTGAGTTGTCGCGCAGGTGGGTTTGTGTCGGTGTTTGTGCGGTGTTTGTCATGTGTCGGTGTTTGTGCTCGTGTGATGGATTCTGTCGCTGCTCTGGTTAAACAGCATCACTGCGCTTCTGCGTTTTTCTCTTTCGCCTCtttcctgtgtttgtgtgtcataaTCATCACGTTTGTCTTTTGTTGTCAAATCGATTTCTACCGGTGCCGGTTAGACCCGCGGGCGCGCGCATCGGTAGGACGCGCTCACCGAAACAATAACAGCACTTTATATTCCCGTCAGTGGCGACTTTACCGTAACACTGTATATTTCTGTCACGATCGATTTCATATTACACTCTCCatttatattcacatataaCGTTAGTCACGTAGCAGAAGCTTTTATCAGTATCGCTTATCGATGTTTTTTGTCACACCCGCTATGATTCTGCCGTATCGCTTTATTTTTCTGTCGTGATggatatttacagtatttacagtagCTCGTCACATATGTTAAGGGTTCTGCTCTTTGTGCCGCTCGCGCCCCACATCCCCCAGCAGCTGCGCGTGCCCGTGTGCGCGCCCACTTTGATCAGGACAAAAGAGCTGCAATATCGCATCATATGAGATTATCAAAACATCAACGAATGAGTCTATTTTTGTTCATTCAGGAATGTTAACAAAGCTTTAAAATCTTTTCCCTCCGTTGAAACACTGATAAGATGAATATTGTGGCCGATTCATTGaaccctgtaaagcctgacatatTAAATAAGagttggaaaaaataaatgcatgggatcagtacagtttttaatggtttttaaagacgtttcttatgctcatcaaggctgtgttcacttgatcaaaaatacagaaaaaaatgtaatattgtgaaatattattgtgatcttttgatttaatatgcattaaaattgtatctatatatttaattaaagacaaattttcagcatcattactccagtcttcagtgtcacatgatcctttagaaatcattctaatatgctgatttattatcaatgttgaaaacagttgtgctgcttaataattgtttcaggattctttgatcaataaaaggttaaaaagaacagcatttatttaaaatagaaaggttttctaacaatatacactactgttcaaaagtttggggtcagtacaagtttattctttctttttctgaaagaaattaatacttttattcaccaaggatgtgttaaattaataatcaGTGATAGCACAGATTTACGTTGttagaaaacatttctattttaaataaatgctgttctatttaacttgttattcatcaaagaatcctgaaaaaaagtatcacaggttccaaaaaaaactgtttccaacattgataattctgataataaatcagcatattagaatgatttctgaaggatcatgtgacactgaagactgcagtaacagctgatgaaaattcagctttgcatcacagaaataaattatattttaaagtagattaaaataaaaaaaacattattttatgttataataacattttgcaatattacagtttttttctgtatttttaatcaaataaatgcagccttgatgagcagaagagtcttactgatcccaaacttttgagtggtagtgtatatttatgttttactttagagaaaatatttgtttaatttctactcatttaaatatgttttgtatttgtgttttctgttttgatcATCAGGATTTTATggccgaaaaaaaaaaaaaacagctaaacacAGCTTTTTTTCCAGAGACTTAACcgagcaaaaatatgcaatattcAGCAATATGCTAATATCAATATGATGAAATTCTGctgcttgtaatgtaaatcaatgagatctttataacagtaGAGCAGATACTGACGTAAAATCTCACCAATATCACCAATAATATGTCTCAGTAAGATGAGATTGAAATGatccaaacatataatgcaGTGCAATCCAAttgattgagagatgaacaaataaatgctccTTAAAAGATGTGAGATGTTTTAGAGgcttgggaagatcattcctccactgaggaacagtgaaagtaaagctCCTCAAAAGATCCTGATGATCAGATTTGACACTTAAAATGATTCATGGAGAATCAAGTAAAGCTTCAG is a genomic window containing:
- the mepceb gene encoding 7SK snRNA methylphosphate capping enzyme, whose product is MWAVMSVQSELPAAGGGSLHAHPPPIAIQDEVTANMVLTELTANHVTPQEGLGEQIKNGLQSRGETTQLQLQSQKLNKRRYSMSVGFKHPSLSKRRRRANSECDPVLPSNFLLGGNIFDPLNLNSLLDEEVSKALNAETPKSSPLPRRNRDPVEILIPKDITDPLNLSGCGGDAATGVLVSPLKNRRRHRNRHHPTGEPSDGEKVKVNEGAASGPLFPVVSSAPEKLVEESPRPYELNTSINCRDEVVPPILPPRRRSHPSSSSSAPQAQPSKHRKRRRTCSRSDRLSITPTPPVSQTFHTPVVGGVCGAPPLRAEKTPQQKRRTQRSFQYGSYSHYYGYRTPSLTSDPRLVVFKPEWFRGKKVLDVGCNTGHVTLAIAKYWSPERILGVDVDDALVQVARQNLRYFLSELRGLDESGRSRSGEGSEVEAGGQLGLAPLMGLQLDHSLALRRFPVSFTRCRGPIAAPPIMPHVPGVFPSNIHFLKGDYVPDSDEAVASQCAEYDVILCLSLTKWVHLNYGDAGIQRLFRRIYRHLSPGGVLILEPQPWSSYSRRKRLTEVTYRNYRSIRLKPDQFSSFLTTDVGFSSYELIGTPRSGPNGLQRSIYLFHKGPASSRK